In Haloterrigena turkmenica DSM 5511, a single genomic region encodes these proteins:
- a CDS encoding linear amide C-N hydrolase: MCTRLVYLGPENIVLTGRSMDWHGEIGTNIWAFPRGMERTGEVGPSSISWTAEYGSVVASAYDIATTDGMNEAGLVANVLWLTESDYPEWNGDRPGLSISLWAQYVLDNFATVAEAVENHRNKEFVVVSDEIPDEGRLATLHLSISDVTGDSAILEYVDGELTIHHGRKYQVMTNSPSFDQQLALDEYWSEIGGTVMLPGTNRPADRFARASFYVDAIPQTQNRRTATASVFGAIRNVSVPYGISTPDAPHISSTRWRTVADHRDRRYYFESALSPNVFWLDLDGIDFEADAEVRSLSLGENQANVFAGDVADELVETEPFEFLGVPARSG; the protein is encoded by the coding sequence ATGTGTACGCGATTAGTGTATCTCGGACCCGAGAATATCGTGCTCACTGGCCGGTCGATGGACTGGCACGGCGAGATCGGAACGAACATTTGGGCCTTCCCACGCGGAATGGAGCGAACGGGCGAAGTCGGTCCGTCCTCGATATCGTGGACCGCCGAGTACGGCAGTGTCGTCGCATCCGCGTACGACATCGCGACGACCGACGGGATGAACGAGGCAGGTCTGGTCGCGAACGTCCTGTGGCTCACCGAATCCGACTATCCTGAGTGGAATGGCGACAGACCTGGACTGTCGATCTCGCTGTGGGCGCAGTATGTCCTCGACAACTTCGCGACGGTGGCCGAGGCAGTCGAGAACCACCGGAACAAAGAATTCGTGGTCGTTTCCGACGAGATCCCGGACGAAGGCCGGTTGGCCACCCTACACCTGTCCATCTCGGACGTCACGGGTGACAGTGCCATCCTCGAGTACGTCGACGGCGAGTTGACGATCCACCACGGTCGTAAGTATCAGGTGATGACGAATTCCCCGTCGTTCGACCAACAACTCGCACTCGACGAGTATTGGTCGGAGATCGGCGGAACAGTCATGTTACCGGGGACGAATCGTCCAGCTGACCGATTCGCCCGCGCGAGTTTCTACGTGGACGCGATCCCGCAGACCCAGAACCGTCGAACCGCAACGGCGAGCGTCTTCGGCGCGATCCGCAACGTCTCCGTGCCGTACGGGATCAGTACGCCGGACGCACCGCATATCTCCTCGACGCGTTGGCGCACGGTCGCCGATCACCGCGACCGACGCTACTACTTCGAGTCGGCGCTCTCACCGAACGTTTTCTGGCTGGACCTCGACGGGATCGACTTCGAAGCCGATGCCGAAGTTCGATCGCTATCGCTCGGTGAGAACCAGGCGAACGTCTTCGCCGGCGATGTCGCCGACGAACTTGTCGAGACTGAGCCGTTCGAGTTTCTCGGTGTCCCGGCTCGATCGGGCTAA
- a CDS encoding DHH family phosphoesterase — MADNNQTSSGSEPQSESFDTELEDSEPAESESIERSRADRLVELLEETESLAVVCHDNPDPDCLASALALKRVAEYASVWDIEFFYGGEVTHPQNRVFVNLLDIDLREFTADAVEGYDRIALVDCSIPGRNNGLKPDTEVDIVIDHHPGDEPPAEFVDVRGEYSSTTTIIVEYHRALDLPLDAELATALLFAIRRETLDFLRNVTEKEYEAALYLHPFVDLNLLKKMNDPPLSEITVDAIAEAIRTRTVQSAYLVATVGRSSERDVLPQAADYLLDLEGVETVVVFGISGNEIHISGRSTDSRVDLGNLLEEVFGDVGSAGGHEDMAAAQIPLGLFADVSEEDEDLIDITARIIERRFFRAAGYEDKDIPNRPQ, encoded by the coding sequence ATGGCTGACAATAATCAAACGTCCTCCGGATCAGAACCGCAGTCGGAGTCGTTCGACACTGAACTCGAAGACTCCGAACCGGCCGAGTCCGAATCCATCGAACGGTCGCGCGCCGATCGGCTGGTCGAACTATTAGAAGAGACGGAATCGCTCGCGGTCGTCTGTCACGACAACCCGGACCCTGACTGCTTAGCGAGCGCGCTGGCGTTGAAACGCGTCGCCGAGTACGCCAGCGTCTGGGACATCGAGTTCTTTTACGGCGGCGAGGTCACTCATCCGCAGAACCGAGTGTTCGTGAACTTGCTCGACATCGACCTTCGGGAGTTCACCGCCGATGCCGTCGAAGGATACGACCGTATCGCGCTCGTGGACTGTTCAATCCCCGGACGAAACAACGGTCTCAAGCCCGATACCGAGGTCGATATCGTAATCGACCACCATCCGGGCGACGAACCGCCGGCGGAATTCGTCGACGTACGCGGGGAGTACAGCAGCACGACGACGATCATCGTCGAGTATCACCGCGCGCTCGACCTTCCACTCGACGCGGAACTCGCCACGGCGTTGCTGTTCGCTATTCGACGCGAGACCCTCGACTTTCTCCGAAATGTCACGGAAAAGGAGTACGAGGCGGCGCTGTATCTTCATCCCTTCGTTGACCTCAATCTCCTCAAGAAGATGAACGATCCGCCCCTGTCAGAGATTACTGTCGACGCGATCGCGGAAGCCATTCGGACCCGGACTGTCCAGTCGGCATATCTCGTCGCCACCGTCGGCCGGAGCTCCGAACGAGACGTACTCCCGCAGGCAGCCGATTACCTTCTGGACCTGGAAGGCGTCGAGACGGTCGTCGTCTTCGGCATCAGCGGAAACGAGATACACATCAGCGGCCGATCGACGGACTCGCGGGTCGATCTCGGCAATCTCCTCGAGGAAGTGTTCGGCGACGTCGGGTCTGCCGGCGGCCACGAAGACATGGCGGCGGCACAAATCCCACTCGGGCTCTTTGCGGACGTCTCCGAAGAGGACGAAGACCTCATCGACATCACCGCTAGAATCATCGAACGGCGCTTCTTTCGTGCGGCAGGATACGAGGATAAGGACATTCCGAACCGGCCCCAGTGA